A genomic window from Flavobacterium phycosphaerae includes:
- a CDS encoding DUF2334 domain-containing protein has translation MVTLFTTADWRETHAFPTRKLLAKIPKVRDQFYLAKRLKKGTMSLENHPDFVVFLNGMKQTELAYHGLYHIHKGLKIPVEFQNQTREEFEKIITEMERIFDASKINYVKGICPPGWNAPEALLDTLVAHHFDYVASSRDVLTAVSKEAKCNMSGIKGVPLLYPTLLKENKIVHIPSNFQVNSTLDRAEEIIANEGLISIKAHIIKQVGSYTALDGVDDLYMNYLDVLLTLLEQKHGEDLWWTSMGEIAHFVKNNN, from the coding sequence ATGGTTACGCTTTTCACCACTGCCGATTGGCGCGAAACACATGCCTTTCCGACTCGGAAGCTATTGGCAAAGATTCCAAAAGTAAGGGATCAGTTTTATTTGGCCAAAAGATTAAAAAAAGGCACGATGAGTTTGGAAAACCATCCTGATTTTGTGGTTTTTCTAAACGGAATGAAACAAACAGAATTGGCCTATCACGGGCTGTATCATATTCACAAAGGATTAAAAATTCCGGTTGAGTTTCAAAACCAAACCCGCGAAGAATTTGAAAAAATAATCACGGAAATGGAACGGATTTTTGACGCTTCCAAAATAAACTACGTCAAAGGGATTTGTCCTCCGGGATGGAATGCACCCGAAGCGTTGTTGGATACTTTAGTGGCTCATCATTTTGATTATGTAGCCTCCTCGCGCGATGTTTTGACGGCGGTTTCAAAAGAGGCCAAATGCAATATGAGCGGTATTAAAGGAGTGCCGTTGCTTTATCCGACGCTTTTAAAAGAGAATAAAATCGTTCACATTCCTTCTAATTTTCAAGTGAATTCTACCCTTGACAGAGCCGAAGAAATTATTGCCAACGAAGGTTTGATTTCTATTAAAGCACACATTATAAAACAGGTGGGAAGTTATACTGCTCTTGATGGTGTGGATGATTTGTACATGAACTATTTAGATGTCTTGCTGACGCTTTTAGAGCAAAAACACGGGGAGGATTTGTGGTGGACCTCTATGGGGGAAATCGCCCATTTTGTAAAAAACAATAACTAA
- a CDS encoding GNAT family N-acetyltransferase, giving the protein MNTIILNPENYKNTYLAYLNQCFPNWGNTNTYDWIFERSVGEHESDILLIKDENNQVIAGSAVTYRKLKTANGSEVDFGIMTGSWTLPEARGKGCFSQMIDESKRICFAKGVPFLTAFVTESNASYRRLRDAGFYGKTADNVFSKESVFASDSDFSTLKTVPVDVELLFEKYTHFASNHNVFGYSKAEFEGQYIKRLTPTECIKVGETYCLFEDTGTIIKLLFLSDFNINDLKVFCEWMRVHRDKKVMFFLSDDAKSKIAEANDFQFVKGFFMVQKTAASIADSLSFFKQININLADKM; this is encoded by the coding sequence ATGAACACTATTATCCTAAATCCGGAAAACTATAAAAATACCTATTTGGCGTATTTAAATCAATGCTTTCCGAATTGGGGAAATACGAATACCTACGACTGGATTTTTGAAAGAAGTGTAGGGGAGCATGAATCGGATATTTTATTAATCAAAGACGAAAACAATCAGGTGATTGCCGGTTCAGCCGTTACGTACCGAAAACTCAAAACGGCCAACGGTTCCGAGGTTGATTTTGGAATCATGACAGGGTCGTGGACATTACCCGAGGCCAGAGGGAAAGGTTGTTTTAGCCAGATGATTGATGAATCCAAACGGATTTGTTTTGCTAAAGGAGTTCCTTTTTTAACGGCCTTTGTTACAGAGTCTAATGCCAGTTACCGCCGACTGAGAGATGCCGGCTTTTATGGTAAAACCGCTGATAATGTTTTCTCTAAAGAATCGGTTTTTGCTTCAGATTCCGATTTCAGTACTTTAAAAACAGTGCCGGTTGATGTGGAATTGTTGTTTGAAAAATACACTCATTTTGCTTCTAATCATAATGTGTTTGGATACAGTAAAGCAGAATTTGAAGGACAATATATTAAACGGTTGACTCCCACGGAATGTATCAAAGTAGGGGAGACTTATTGCTTGTTTGAAGACACCGGAACCATAATCAAACTTCTTTTTCTTTCCGATTTTAATATAAACGATTTAAAAGTGTTTTGCGAATGGATGCGAGTGCATCGAGATAAAAAAGTCATGTTCTTTCTATCCGATGACGCCAAAAGTAAAATCGCGGAAGCTAATGATTTCCAATTCGTAAAAGGATTCTTTATGGTTCAAAAAACAGCCGCATCGATAGCAGATTCTTTAAGTTTTTTTAAACAAATCAATATCAATTTGGCAGATAAAATGTAA
- a CDS encoding Ig-like domain-containing protein: MKTFLLNQLKPKTAFLTIILFLVFNSAFSATYYSKATGNPSTLSTWGQNTDGTGTAPTNFTTSGDIFILRSASTLTTTANWTIGSGVTLQMDGSLAINGNGNAVTINGTVIFTNASATQVSMAGAGSGNDFIVSAGAIVKTVNANGLQGTNCSLPANAAKRTVTLSTTADYEFNGTSTNQLTLGLPATVNDLTINNASGVRLSAAVTVSGMLSMTSGTLDMINTNLTAGSLTGSGNLTHSSGTAGTRTLTIGTDNTSPAAYTGVISNGTATAVVLTKSGTGKLTLTGTNTYTGATSVTGGVLNIQNAQGTGTTAGGVTVSSGAAIELQGGITVGAEALSINNTGVSAGGSLRNISGNNTWGGTVTLVTNAARINSDSGTLTLSAGNAVTATNINLTLGGVGNIDVSGTITTGSGTLTKDGSGTATLSGTNTYTGATTISVGVLNIQNNQGTGTTAGGVTVASGAALQVQGGITVGAEALTLNGSGISSDGALRSVGTGNLTNTWGGTITLASTPVRINADSSSTLSMGAITGTNTSLFLGGLGNIVVTGAITTGTGSMTDDGPGSVTFSGSNTYTGATTIAAGITSLGASNVFANSSSLVLNGGTFKTGTATGFSDTMGTITLSANSTFALGGTAHTMTFSDSHLVSWTGTTLTVNGWTGTGGASGTAGKIVIGTTSAGLTTGQLAKFNFTGYAPGAVQLSNGEVVPTPAPAITSATTASSTYGAGTTYTITGSYTPTSYNATGLPTGMSVNTSTGVITVASTTAAGTYSISIFATNASGTGSTTLTYTVNPAALNITADNASKCFGTTYTLGTSAFTPSGLQNSETVGSVTLTSSGASSGAAVGTYAIVPSAATGGTFTAANYTITYTDGTLTVIALPSAPSGTNGSVCVTGTASLSASVGGGETVDWYDASTGGTLLLSNSTSYTTPSISSTTIYYAEARNTTTGCVSGSRTAVTATVNPASVGGSVTGGTTICSGSASGLLTLSGNTGTVVRWEYAVSPFSSWTTIANTSTTYTSGTLTQTTKFRAVVQSGVCSEANSADTTVTVDPTSVGGTVASAQSICYGTEPADLTLSGNTGTVVKWQSSSDAGFSSPTDIAETSTTLNGTTIGALTANTYFRAVVQSGVCSSANSAAVLITVDATTVGGTVSSDQTICSGTQPADLTLSGHVGSVIQWESSTDAGFSSPTAIIVTSATLTGATIGSLTQDTYFRAVVQSGACDPVESDAVLITVNDASVGGSVTGGTAICAGSTSGLLTLAGHTGTILRWEYAVSPFSSWTTIANTVDTYTSGALTQTTRFRAVVQSGVCSEAASAYTSVDINTTTWSSGAWDNGAPDNTTAAIISSAFVSGGTDLEACSLTINNSSTVIISSGDTVRLSGALTAVSGSLVTFNNNANLIQTGSTNTNSGAIIIKRNSSALMRQDYTLWSSPVASQQLQAYSPQTLSNRFYTYNTTTNLYDVVASPSTTNFATAQGYLIRMPNNHPASPTIWVGQFAGVPNNGDYSYTLVNGGAGQRFNLVGNPYPSPIDATAFVGDTNNSSSITGTLYFWRKTNNALSPSYCTWTLGGFVSNGEAQVYDPNDVIQTGQGFFVEGTGSGTVNFDNTMRIDDHADQFFKVANTIERNRIWLNATNAAGLFSQTMVGYITNATQGVDATIDGKYINDGGIALTSLIGTTPFAIQGRALPFDAADVVPMNFKVAAAGEYTIAIDHVDGLFAGNQTVYLRDNTTGFIHDLTTGGYTFSSEAGNFDTRFDVLYQLPLGYTNPVFNANQVVIYKNPANEFVVNSGNAVMASVKVFDIRGRLLVEQKGINASQITINAGLSNEVLLVQVTSEDGVMVTKKVIK, from the coding sequence ATGAAAACATTTTTACTTAATCAACTTAAACCAAAAACTGCTTTTTTAACCATTATTCTATTTTTGGTTTTTAATTCGGCGTTTAGTGCAACCTACTATTCCAAAGCTACAGGTAATCCAAGCACGTTAAGTACTTGGGGACAAAATACAGATGGTACTGGAACAGCACCCACAAATTTTACCACTTCAGGTGATATTTTTATTTTAAGATCAGCATCAACATTAACAACAACCGCTAACTGGACTATCGGCTCGGGTGTTACCTTGCAAATGGATGGTTCGTTAGCCATCAATGGTAATGGTAATGCAGTTACAATTAATGGTACAGTTATTTTCACTAATGCCTCTGCCACACAAGTTTCAATGGCAGGAGCCGGTAGTGGTAATGATTTTATTGTATCTGCTGGTGCTATTGTAAAAACGGTTAATGCTAACGGACTTCAAGGAACGAATTGTTCTTTACCGGCAAACGCGGCTAAAAGAACGGTGACTTTAAGTACAACCGCTGATTATGAGTTTAACGGAACGAGTACCAATCAGCTTACACTAGGATTGCCGGCTACCGTAAATGATTTGACTATAAATAATGCTTCAGGGGTTCGATTAAGTGCTGCTGTTACTGTATCAGGAATGTTAAGCATGACCTCTGGTACTTTAGATATGATTAATACCAATTTAACTGCTGGTTCTTTGACAGGTTCAGGTAATCTGACGCACTCTTCGGGAACAGCAGGGACCAGAACATTAACTATCGGAACAGACAATACAAGTCCTGCAGCTTACACGGGTGTAATCAGTAATGGTACAGCTACTGCTGTTGTTTTAACTAAATCAGGAACCGGTAAACTTACTTTGACCGGAACTAATACATATACAGGAGCCACGTCAGTTACTGGCGGGGTGCTAAACATTCAGAATGCACAAGGAACCGGTACAACGGCAGGAGGGGTTACCGTATCTTCGGGAGCTGCTATTGAGTTGCAAGGCGGAATTACAGTTGGTGCAGAAGCCTTATCTATCAACAATACCGGGGTATCCGCAGGAGGTTCTTTAAGAAATATAAGTGGAAACAATACTTGGGGTGGTACAGTAACCTTAGTTACTAATGCGGCAAGAATTAATTCAGATTCAGGAACTCTAACCTTAAGTGCCGGTAATGCTGTAACGGCTACAAACATCAACTTAACTTTAGGAGGTGTTGGTAATATTGACGTTTCAGGAACAATAACAACAGGTAGTGGTACCTTAACCAAAGACGGATCAGGAACAGCTACTTTATCAGGTACCAATACTTATACAGGAGCAACCACTATCTCCGTTGGGGTGCTGAATATTCAAAATAACCAAGGAACCGGTACAACAGCCGGAGGGGTAACCGTTGCATCGGGAGCTGCTTTACAAGTTCAAGGTGGCATTACAGTAGGTGCTGAGGCCTTAACTTTAAACGGTTCCGGTATATCAAGTGACGGTGCTTTACGAAGTGTCGGAACAGGTAATTTAACCAATACATGGGGAGGAACTATAACATTGGCTTCCACTCCGGTCAGAATAAATGCGGATTCGAGTTCTACTCTTAGCATGGGAGCTATTACCGGTACCAATACCAGTTTGTTCTTAGGCGGTTTAGGAAATATCGTAGTAACGGGTGCTATTACCACCGGTACAGGTTCAATGACAGACGATGGACCGGGTAGTGTTACTTTTTCAGGATCTAATACTTATACAGGGGCTACTACTATAGCGGCCGGTATTACCAGTTTGGGAGCCAGTAATGTTTTTGCCAATTCTTCGAGCTTGGTATTAAATGGAGGTACTTTTAAAACAGGAACTGCAACCGGTTTCTCCGATACTATGGGGACTATAACATTGAGTGCCAATTCAACTTTTGCTTTGGGAGGAACAGCGCACACAATGACTTTTTCTGACAGTCACTTGGTGTCATGGACTGGTACAACACTAACAGTGAATGGATGGACAGGTACCGGAGGAGCTTCAGGAACAGCCGGTAAGATTGTAATCGGCACTACAAGTGCTGGTTTAACTACCGGTCAATTGGCTAAATTTAATTTTACAGGGTATGCTCCGGGAGCTGTACAATTGAGCAACGGAGAAGTAGTGCCTACACCGGCTCCGGCTATTACCAGTGCTACAACAGCCAGCTCAACCTATGGTGCAGGAACAACTTATACCATAACAGGTTCTTATACTCCTACCAGCTACAATGCTACAGGATTGCCAACCGGGATGTCGGTAAATACTTCTACCGGTGTTATAACCGTAGCGTCAACTACAGCGGCAGGAACTTATTCTATTTCAATATTTGCTACCAATGCCAGCGGTACTGGGTCAACTACTTTGACTTATACCGTTAATCCGGCGGCTTTAAATATTACTGCTGATAATGCTTCTAAATGTTTTGGTACTACTTATACTTTAGGAACAAGTGCCTTTACCCCAAGCGGTTTACAGAATAGCGAAACGGTAGGCAGCGTAACCCTTACCAGCTCAGGAGCTAGCTCAGGAGCAGCAGTCGGGACTTATGCTATAGTGCCTTCAGCAGCAACTGGCGGGACTTTTACAGCAGCTAACTATACTATTACATACACTGACGGTACTTTAACTGTTATTGCCTTGCCAAGCGCACCATCCGGAACTAATGGTTCAGTATGTGTTACCGGAACGGCAAGTTTGTCTGCTTCAGTTGGAGGCGGAGAAACAGTTGACTGGTATGATGCATCAACCGGAGGGACTTTATTATTGAGTAATTCAACCAGTTATACTACACCAAGTATCTCATCCACTACCATTTATTATGCCGAGGCTCGAAACACTACCACAGGTTGTGTTTCAGGTTCAAGAACAGCCGTAACTGCTACGGTGAATCCAGCATCAGTTGGAGGTTCAGTAACCGGAGGAACTACTATTTGTAGTGGTTCCGCCAGCGGTTTGTTGACCTTGTCAGGGAATACAGGTACTGTAGTGCGTTGGGAATATGCTGTTAGTCCATTCTCATCTTGGACTACTATTGCTAATACATCAACTACTTATACCTCAGGAACTTTAACACAAACTACTAAATTCAGAGCCGTTGTTCAAAGCGGTGTTTGTTCAGAAGCCAATTCAGCGGATACAACGGTTACTGTTGATCCAACTTCGGTGGGAGGAACGGTAGCATCAGCTCAAAGTATTTGTTATGGTACAGAACCTGCAGATTTAACATTGTCAGGTAACACAGGTACTGTGGTTAAATGGCAAAGTTCAAGCGATGCCGGATTCTCTTCACCAACAGATATTGCAGAAACATCAACTACGCTAAACGGTACTACTATTGGTGCTTTAACGGCTAATACCTATTTCAGAGCGGTGGTTCAAAGTGGGGTTTGCTCTTCAGCCAATTCTGCTGCCGTATTAATAACTGTAGATGCGACTACCGTGGGTGGTACTGTTTCTTCAGATCAAACTATTTGTTCGGGTACACAACCGGCCGACTTAACTTTATCAGGCCATGTAGGTTCTGTAATCCAATGGGAATCATCTACAGATGCCGGTTTCTCCAGTCCAACAGCTATCATTGTAACTTCTGCTACCTTAACCGGGGCTACTATCGGAAGTTTAACGCAAGATACTTATTTCAGAGCGGTAGTGCAAAGCGGAGCTTGTGACCCGGTGGAGTCTGATGCTGTTTTAATAACCGTTAACGATGCTTCTGTAGGAGGTTCAGTAACAGGAGGAACAGCTATTTGTGCCGGTTCAACCAGTGGCCTTTTGACTTTGGCTGGTCATACAGGTACTATTCTCCGTTGGGAATACGCTGTTAGTCCATTCTCATCTTGGACTACTATTGCCAATACAGTAGATACTTATACTTCGGGCGCTTTAACTCAAACCACTCGTTTCAGAGCGGTGGTACAAAGTGGCGTTTGTTCAGAAGCGGCTTCGGCTTATACCAGTGTTGATATCAATACAACAACATGGAGTAGTGGTGCTTGGGATAACGGAGCACCGGATAATACTACAGCAGCCATCATCTCTAGTGCTTTCGTTTCCGGAGGTACTGACCTTGAAGCTTGTTCGTTAACCATTAACAATAGTTCAACCGTAATTATTTCTTCAGGAGATACCGTTAGACTTAGTGGTGCCTTGACAGCAGTGAGTGGTAGTTTAGTTACTTTTAATAACAACGCTAACCTAATTCAGACAGGTAGTACCAACACCAACTCAGGAGCCATCATTATAAAACGTAACAGTTCGGCTTTAATGAGACAAGATTATACTTTGTGGTCTTCACCGGTAGCCAGTCAACAATTACAGGCTTACTCACCACAAACGTTAAGCAATCGTTTCTACACCTATAATACTACTACTAATTTGTATGATGTAGTGGCATCGCCATCTACTACTAATTTTGCCACTGCGCAAGGTTACTTAATCAGAATGCCAAACAACCATCCGGCTTCACCAACGATTTGGGTAGGTCAGTTTGCGGGTGTTCCTAATAACGGAGACTACAGCTATACTTTGGTTAATGGAGGTGCCGGGCAACGATTTAACTTGGTTGGAAACCCATACCCATCGCCAATTGATGCTACTGCTTTTGTAGGTGATACTAATAACAGTTCTTCTATTACCGGAACTTTATATTTCTGGAGAAAAACCAACAACGCCTTGAGTCCTTCATACTGTACTTGGACATTGGGTGGATTTGTAAGCAATGGAGAAGCTCAGGTATATGATCCTAATGATGTTATTCAAACCGGTCAAGGGTTTTTCGTAGAAGGAACCGGAAGCGGAACCGTAAATTTTGATAACACTATGCGTATAGATGACCATGCCGATCAGTTCTTCAAAGTAGCCAATACTATTGAAAGAAACCGTATTTGGTTGAATGCTACCAATGCTGCAGGATTGTTTTCACAAACGATGGTGGGCTATATAACCAATGCTACTCAAGGAGTAGATGCCACAATTGATGGTAAATATATTAATGATGGAGGTATAGCTTTGACTTCTTTAATTGGTACTACGCCTTTTGCTATCCAAGGAAGAGCCTTGCCATTTGATGCTGCTGATGTGGTTCCGATGAACTTTAAAGTAGCTGCTGCCGGAGAGTACACCATTGCCATTGATCATGTGGATGGTTTATTTGCCGGAAATCAAACCGTATATTTAAGAGACAACACTACCGGATTTATTCATGATTTGACTACAGGTGGTTATACTTTTTCATCTGAAGCCGGAAACTTTGATACAAGATTTGATGTTTTGTACCAATTACCATTAGGCTACACCAACCCGGTATTCAATGCCAATCAGGTTGTGATTTATAAAAATCCTGCCAATGAGTTTGTGGTAAATTCAGGAAACGCTGTAATGGCTTCGGTAAAAGTATTTGATATCAGAGGCCGCTTATTAGTAGAGCAAAAAGGAATCAATGCCAGTCAAATTACTATCAATGCCGGTTTGTCTAATGAAGTGCTTTTAGTGCAGGTAACCTCTGAAGACGGGGTAATGGTAACTAAAAAAGTAATCAAGTAA
- a CDS encoding polysaccharide deacetylase family protein yields MKKGALVISLDFELVWGIFDHIEIKDKVSYFNNTLEAIPQLLSIFEKNNINVTWATVGMLFNENWDEWHANIPTALPTYDKAILNPYAYGEAHQKSGYDHFFFAPHLIKEIINTKGQELATHTYSHYYCLESGQTIEQFEADMQQAVKMARQFSVELHSLVFPRNQFNKNYLAVCQNNQIETVRTNPDSWYWDTTKPDTLFSKLARTGDAYLPLGKKSYATETIQNEAVIGQQASRFLRPQHSSVFLNTSRLNRIKKEIVQAAKNGEVYHLWWHPHNFGTDTANALQTLKSIVAVFKQCEEIYGMESLTMHQLSNRIQTS; encoded by the coding sequence ATGAAAAAAGGAGCTTTAGTAATCTCACTTGATTTTGAATTGGTGTGGGGTATTTTTGACCATATTGAAATTAAAGACAAAGTTTCCTATTTTAATAATACGCTGGAGGCCATTCCGCAATTGCTTTCCATCTTTGAAAAAAATAACATCAACGTTACTTGGGCTACAGTAGGGATGCTTTTTAATGAAAATTGGGATGAATGGCACGCCAATATTCCGACTGCTTTACCAACCTACGATAAGGCAATACTGAATCCATATGCTTATGGGGAAGCCCATCAGAAAAGCGGGTATGACCATTTCTTTTTCGCGCCTCACTTGATTAAGGAAATTATAAATACCAAAGGGCAGGAGTTAGCAACCCATACCTATTCTCATTATTATTGTTTGGAAAGCGGTCAGACTATAGAGCAGTTTGAAGCCGATATGCAGCAAGCCGTCAAAATGGCCCGGCAGTTTTCTGTTGAATTGCACTCATTAGTGTTTCCCAGAAACCAATTCAATAAAAATTACTTAGCGGTGTGTCAAAATAACCAAATCGAAACCGTGCGTACCAATCCGGATTCGTGGTATTGGGACACGACAAAGCCCGATACGTTGTTTTCTAAATTGGCCCGAACCGGTGATGCTTATTTACCATTAGGCAAAAAATCATATGCCACCGAAACGATACAAAATGAAGCTGTGATTGGCCAACAGGCCAGCCGTTTTCTTCGACCGCAGCATTCATCAGTTTTTTTAAATACTTCTAGACTCAACCGCATTAAAAAGGAGATTGTTCAGGCAGCTAAAAACGGAGAAGTCTATCATTTGTGGTGGCATCCGCACAACTTTGGAACGGATACCGCTAACGCACTTCAAACACTGAAATCGATAGTGGCTGTTTTCAAACAATGCGAGGAAATATACGGGATGGAGAGTCTTACGATGCATCAATTGAGCAATCGAATTCAAACGTCATGA
- a CDS encoding glycosyltransferase family 4 protein, whose product MEKQKLVRITTVPISLDKLLTGQLGFMSSRYEVIAVSAQKDALEKIGEKENIRTFHVEMSRKITPIHDLLATFRLFLFLRKEKPIIVHSHTPKAGIVGMLAAWLARVPIRLHTVAGLQLLESQGFTRKLLDFVEKMTYAFATNVYPNSKGLEAIIIANNYCKPQKLKVIANGSSNGIDTQFFNPEIYSAAQKAALKQELQIHETDFVFVFVGRLVKDKGINEMIAAFDELQKDHPQTKLLLVGDYEADLDPLLPETIAAINENKAIVSVGFQYDVRPYFAISDGLVFPSYREGFPNVVMQAGAMGLPSIVTDINGCNEIIEPGKNGIIIPVKDKKAIFDAMLSLLSDAELRNTCCANARNLITSRFQQDKIWQALEKEYKQLEEKYK is encoded by the coding sequence ATGGAAAAACAAAAACTAGTCAGAATTACAACCGTTCCTATTTCTTTGGATAAATTACTAACAGGACAGCTCGGTTTTATGAGTTCGCGCTATGAAGTAATAGCGGTTTCAGCGCAAAAAGATGCGTTGGAAAAAATCGGAGAAAAAGAAAATATCAGAACGTTTCATGTTGAAATGTCCCGAAAAATCACCCCAATTCACGATTTGCTGGCTACGTTTCGGTTGTTTTTGTTTTTAAGAAAAGAAAAGCCGATTATCGTTCATTCGCATACGCCCAAAGCCGGAATAGTGGGGATGTTAGCAGCATGGTTGGCAAGAGTGCCTATTCGACTTCATACGGTTGCCGGATTGCAATTATTAGAATCGCAAGGGTTCACCAGAAAGTTGCTCGATTTTGTAGAAAAAATGACTTATGCTTTTGCTACCAATGTGTATCCGAATTCAAAAGGACTGGAAGCAATTATTATAGCCAATAACTATTGCAAACCACAAAAGTTAAAAGTCATAGCCAACGGAAGCTCAAACGGTATTGATACACAATTTTTTAATCCCGAAATATATTCAGCAGCCCAAAAAGCAGCACTAAAGCAAGAACTTCAAATACATGAAACCGATTTTGTTTTTGTTTTCGTCGGTCGATTGGTTAAAGACAAAGGGATAAACGAAATGATTGCCGCTTTTGATGAGTTGCAAAAAGACCATCCGCAAACCAAGCTGCTTTTAGTGGGTGATTACGAAGCTGATTTAGACCCATTGTTACCGGAAACTATTGCAGCTATTAACGAAAATAAAGCTATTGTCAGTGTAGGTTTTCAGTATGATGTGCGCCCTTATTTTGCCATTTCCGATGGTTTGGTTTTTCCGAGTTACCGCGAAGGATTTCCCAATGTAGTTATGCAGGCCGGAGCCATGGGATTGCCCAGCATCGTAACCGATATCAATGGGTGTAACGAAATTATTGAACCAGGAAAAAATGGAATAATCATTCCGGTAAAAGATAAAAAAGCGATATTTGATGCTATGCTTTCGCTGTTGTCGGATGCGGAGTTGCGAAATACTTGTTGTGCCAACGCCCGGAATTTAATCACTTCCCGATTCCAACAGGATAAAATTTGGCAAGCATTGGAAAAAGAATATAAACAATTGGAAGAAAAATATAAGTAG